One genomic region from Sphingobacterium multivorum encodes:
- a CDS encoding M42 family metallopeptidase, with product MAEKNKKKEPKHDAVVTKDSLSFFEKYINNASPTGFEWEGQRLWLDYLKPYVDDTFVDNYGTAVGVINPKAEYKVVIEAHADEISWFVNYITKDGLIYVIRNGGSDHQIAPSKRVNIHTEKGIVKAVFGWPAIHTRSGEKEENPSLKNIFLDCGCGTKEEVEALGIHVGCVITYEDTFSILNDRYYVGRAMDNRAGGFMIAEVARLLKENKKKLPFGLYIVNSVQEEIGLRGAEMIADRIKPNVAIVTDVTHDTQTPMINKITQGDLFSGKGPVLSYAPAVQINLNKLLVKVAEKNNIPFQRQASSRFTGTDTDAFAYSNGGVPSALISLPLRYMHTTVEMVHKEDVDNVIRLIYETLLNIENGQDFRTFTK from the coding sequence ATGGCAGAAAAAAACAAGAAAAAAGAGCCGAAGCACGACGCGGTTGTGACGAAAGATTCGCTTTCATTTTTTGAGAAATATATCAATAATGCTTCTCCTACAGGATTTGAGTGGGAAGGTCAGCGCCTGTGGTTGGATTATTTGAAGCCTTATGTTGATGATACATTCGTTGACAACTACGGTACAGCTGTAGGGGTAATCAATCCAAAAGCGGAGTATAAGGTCGTTATAGAGGCTCATGCGGATGAGATTTCTTGGTTTGTCAATTACATTACTAAAGATGGATTGATCTATGTGATTCGTAACGGTGGTTCGGATCACCAGATTGCACCGTCTAAGCGCGTGAATATTCATACGGAAAAGGGTATTGTCAAAGCTGTATTCGGCTGGCCGGCAATTCATACGCGTTCGGGAGAGAAAGAAGAAAATCCTTCGCTGAAAAATATCTTTTTGGACTGCGGTTGTGGTACCAAAGAAGAGGTTGAAGCCTTGGGAATACATGTCGGTTGTGTCATTACATACGAAGATACATTCTCTATCCTTAACGACCGTTATTATGTTGGGCGGGCTATGGACAATCGTGCCGGTGGTTTTATGATTGCTGAGGTTGCTCGTTTGCTAAAAGAGAATAAAAAGAAATTGCCATTTGGATTATATATCGTAAATTCGGTGCAAGAAGAGATTGGTTTACGTGGTGCCGAAATGATTGCAGATCGTATCAAACCGAATGTCGCCATCGTAACTGATGTGACACATGATACGCAAACTCCGATGATCAATAAGATCACACAGGGCGATCTATTTTCAGGGAAAGGTCCGGTATTGTCCTATGCTCCAGCGGTTCAGATTAATCTGAATAAACTGTTGGTTAAAGTTGCTGAGAAGAATAATATTCCTTTCCAGCGTCAGGCTTCTTCTCGTTTTACAGGAACTGATACGGACGCGTTTGCCTATAGCAATGGTGGCGTACCGTCTGCGTTGATTTCTTTACCACTCCGTTATATGCACACAACAGTGGAGATGGTGCACAAGGAAGATGTGGATAACGTGATCCGGTTGATCTACGAAACATTATTGAATA
- the lgt gene encoding prolipoprotein diacylglyceryl transferase — protein MNSILSAIHWNIDPEMFNFGAFALRYYALCWLLAFFVSYVIMLRIFKKEGRTQEQLDQLSIYIFLGTLIGARLGHCLFYDFDYYKDHILEIFLPFKWDKTGFHITGFAGLASHGGAIGIILALYLFCRKTKTDFLWLADRLVVVVPIAGALIRIGNFFNSEIIGTPTDLPWAIVFERVDNVPRHPGQLYEAIAYILIFIIIGSLFKSNPNRQKGQLFGIFMVLLFGARMVLEHFKIDQEPFEQSMALNMGQLLSIPFILVGFYFIFRKTKA, from the coding sequence ATGAATTCAATATTAAGTGCAATACATTGGAATATTGACCCCGAAATGTTCAACTTTGGCGCTTTTGCCCTTCGCTATTATGCCTTATGCTGGTTGTTAGCGTTTTTTGTTTCATACGTAATCATGTTACGTATATTCAAAAAGGAAGGCCGCACACAAGAACAGTTGGATCAGCTTTCAATTTATATTTTTCTGGGCACTTTGATCGGAGCACGATTAGGACACTGCCTATTTTACGATTTTGACTATTACAAAGATCATATACTTGAAATCTTTCTTCCATTCAAATGGGATAAAACAGGATTTCATATCACTGGTTTTGCAGGTTTGGCTTCTCACGGTGGCGCCATTGGAATTATCCTCGCACTCTATTTATTCTGCAGAAAAACAAAAACTGATTTTCTGTGGCTAGCGGACCGATTGGTCGTTGTAGTCCCTATTGCCGGTGCACTTATCCGTATCGGAAATTTCTTCAATTCCGAAATTATTGGCACACCTACCGATCTACCTTGGGCTATCGTCTTCGAGCGTGTAGACAATGTACCACGCCACCCTGGGCAGCTTTATGAAGCAATCGCCTATATTTTGATCTTCATTATCATTGGCTCCCTATTCAAATCAAATCCCAATCGCCAAAAAGGCCAATTATTTGGCATATTCATGGTCCTATTATTTGGTGCACGCATGGTCTTGGAACATTTTAAAATTGACCAAGAACCTTTCGAGCAAAGTATGGCTTTAAATATGGGCCAATTACTGAGTATACCTTTTATTCTGGTAGGCTTCTACTTTATCTTCCGGAAAACCAAAGCTTAA
- the trpB gene encoding tryptophan synthase subunit beta — translation MSLTQAASVEANEKMLQYNGQYGEFGGSYIPPVLEEQLNKLAAFFDSHVQKEEFQKEFIAILKHYVGRPSPLYYAKNLSEYVGSKIYLKREDLNHTGSHKINNCIGQILLAKQMGATEIIAETGAGQHGVATATAAALLNIPCKVFMGEIDAARQALNVKRMELLGAEVVTTNLGSRTLKDAVDAALMYYVENPTSYYLLGSHVGPHPYPKMVGYFQSVIGKEARQQILDQEGRLPDSIFACVGGGSNAIGLFSGFLDDHAVEIHGGEGGGTGTYPKTAATLSFGKPTVFQGTFSYCLVDDEGNPIPSTSVSAGLDYPGISPQHAQLKDSNRANYHPVTDTEAIDAYKLLSRLEGIIPAIESSHAVALAVKLLKDKNQVAIVNLSGRGDKDVDREF, via the coding sequence ATGAGTCTAACACAAGCTGCATCTGTCGAAGCAAATGAGAAGATGCTTCAATACAATGGTCAATATGGAGAATTTGGCGGATCTTACATCCCACCAGTATTGGAAGAGCAATTGAATAAACTGGCTGCTTTTTTCGATAGTCATGTCCAAAAAGAAGAATTCCAGAAAGAGTTTATTGCGATCTTAAAACATTATGTCGGTCGCCCCTCACCTTTATATTACGCGAAGAATTTAAGCGAATACGTAGGTTCCAAAATCTATTTGAAGCGGGAAGATTTAAACCATACAGGTTCCCACAAGATAAACAACTGTATCGGTCAAATTCTTTTGGCTAAACAAATGGGCGCTACAGAAATCATTGCCGAAACTGGCGCCGGTCAACATGGCGTTGCAACAGCAACAGCAGCAGCATTGTTAAACATCCCCTGTAAAGTATTTATGGGCGAAATCGATGCTGCGCGCCAAGCCCTAAACGTCAAACGCATGGAATTGTTGGGTGCCGAGGTTGTGACGACCAATCTCGGTAGCCGTACGTTAAAGGATGCCGTAGACGCGGCCTTGATGTATTACGTCGAAAATCCCACATCTTATTATCTATTGGGATCACATGTTGGCCCACATCCTTACCCAAAAATGGTCGGTTATTTTCAAAGCGTTATCGGTAAAGAAGCACGCCAGCAGATTCTTGATCAGGAAGGGCGCCTTCCCGACAGCATCTTTGCCTGTGTAGGTGGCGGGTCGAATGCGATTGGCTTATTTTCGGGTTTTCTCGATGATCATGCCGTCGAAATTCATGGTGGTGAAGGTGGTGGCACCGGGACTTATCCAAAAACAGCAGCGACACTTTCTTTTGGTAAACCAACTGTATTCCAGGGGACATTTTCATACTGTCTGGTCGATGATGAAGGTAATCCGATCCCCTCAACCTCGGTATCTGCAGGCCTTGATTACCCAGGGATATCGCCCCAACATGCCCAGCTAAAAGATAGCAATCGTGCAAACTATCATCCCGTGACTGACACCGAGGCGATTGATGCCTACAAGTTGCTTTCCCGACTGGAAGGTATTATTCCGGCCATTGAATCGTCTCATGCTGTTGCCCTTGCGGTTAAATTGCTCAAAGACAAAAACCAAGTCGCTATTGTGAACCTTTCGGGACGTGGCGACAAGGATGTTGACCGCGAATTCTAA
- a CDS encoding L,D-transpeptidase family protein — protein MKRPRKRRIVLKTVISLLVLLCLGLIGYNLYPEPTLDRHAKVDKLIVYKSKRTLLAYSKGKLLKSYRISLGGQPVGDKEFEGDLKTPEGLYTINDKNPYSDYHKNLGVSYPNEQDIAHAKSLGKDAGGDIKIHGLRNGLGFIGKLQRHMDWTFGCMALTNSEIDELFDAVPIGTAIEIKP, from the coding sequence ATGAAACGACCTAGAAAACGTCGAATAGTTTTAAAAACAGTCATCAGCCTCCTCGTCTTACTTTGCCTGGGCCTGATAGGTTATAATCTTTATCCCGAACCAACGTTGGATCGGCATGCGAAAGTGGACAAACTGATTGTCTATAAATCTAAAAGGACACTATTGGCCTATAGCAAGGGAAAGCTCCTCAAATCATACCGTATTTCACTAGGCGGTCAACCTGTGGGCGACAAAGAATTTGAAGGTGATTTAAAAACACCCGAGGGTCTTTATACGATCAATGATAAAAATCCATATAGCGACTATCACAAAAACCTAGGTGTCTCCTACCCGAATGAACAAGATATCGCCCATGCCAAAAGTTTAGGAAAAGATGCCGGTGGCGACATCAAGATCCACGGACTCCGAAACGGACTAGGCTTTATCGGTAAATTGCAACGCCACATGGACTGGACTTTCGGTTGTATGGCACTCACAAACTCGGAAATTGACGAGCTTTTTGACGCTGTTCCAATAGGCACAGCTATTGAAATAAAGCCCTAA